The following proteins are co-located in the Arctopsyche grandis isolate Sample6627 chromosome 3, ASM5162203v2, whole genome shotgun sequence genome:
- the LOC143909854 gene encoding ATP-binding cassette sub-family F member 1 — translation MSKKKGSKKVFDLANELEEEAPPAEAPEEVTSQVKPAKAEKKKTRPRADNSDDEAPRGKSVASDDENAKSSKKTTKKEKDKKKSKHSDGEESDDEKVGGKPPTGKAVKKKVKGKGKKADDWSDDEDEKEVEQAKKAAPKKKGKGKKDDGSDDDEKEKPTEAESKKSTKKKGKGKKDDASDDEEEDKKVDKKPAAKKKGKGKKADDWSDDDDKPLKHDSDDEDKKSKKAKGKKKVASKVSDDEDEQKSDDDDKKSISSSVADAKKQKATKKKAKGKSKKDDWSADDSDKELKIESEDEMVAAKPVKKKAKQKKNKAKSDSEDEDEDVGSDIEEIEKELVKMKIEETKVEEKSKPDKKDSKKPEKKGKLSKNEMKKKSIKKKVESEDEAMDEDEEDYGSDTEEKSKIVEETPTEDSDKKLTHKDKKKMKKQQEFDKQMELITKKGGQGHSELDSNFTVSQMQKTAGQMAALENAVDIKVENFSISAKGNDLFVNANLLIANGRHYGLVGPNGHGKTTLLRHLAQRAFPIPPNIDILLCEQEVVADDFSAVESVLKSDVKRTELMKECEELEALVGKGKLSKQERLNEVYAELKAIGADSAEPRARRILAGLGFNKEMQNRATKNFSGGWRMRVSLARALFIEPTLLLLDEPTNHLDLNAVIWLDNYLQGWKKTLLIVSHDQSFLDNVCNEIIHLDTQKLHYYKGNYSMFKKMFVQKRKEQVKEYEKQEKRLKEMKSHGTSKKVAEKKQKEVLTRKQEKNKTKVQKQDEDSGPSELLARPKDYLVKFNFPDPPTLQPPILGLHNVDFAYDGQKPLFNSVDFGIDLNSRIAIVGPNGVGKSTFLKLLVGDLSPRKGELLRNHRLRIGRFDQHSGEHLTAEETPAEYLQRLFGLQHEKARKALGSFGLVSHAHIIKMKDLSGGQKARVALAELTLNAPDVVILDEPTNNLDIESIDALAEAINGYKGGVVIVSHDERLIRETACALYVIEDQTINEVDGDFDDYRKELLDSLGEIINSPSIAANAAVQQ, via the exons aTGTCGAAAAAGAAAGGTTCTAAGAAGGTTTTCGATTTGGCGAACGAGCTGGAGGAAGAAGCCCCACCAGCGGAAGCTCCCGAAGAAGTAACCTCTCAAGTCAAGCCTGCAAAGGCCGAGAAGAAGAAAACTCGTCCACGAGCTGATAATAGCGACGACGAGGCACCCCGTGGAAAGTCGGTAGCTTCAGACGATGAGAACGCCAAGTCTTCGAAAAAAACTACGAAAAAAG AAAAGGACAAAAAGAAGTCGAAGCATTCTGATGGTGAGGAGTCTGATGATGAAAAAGTTGGTGGAAAACCACCCACAGGAAAGGCTGTAAAAAAGAAAGTCAAAG GCAAAGGTAAAAAGGCTGATGATTGGTCTGATGATGAAGATGAAAAAGAAGTAGAACAAGCTAAAAAAGCAGCTCCGAAGAAGAAGG GTAAAGGTAAAAAAGATGATGGGTCTGATGATGACGAGAAGGAAAAACCAACTGAAGCAGAATCTAAAAAAAGTACCAAGAAAAAAG GTAAAGGTAAAAAAGATGATGCATCTGATGACGAAGAAGAGGATAAGAAAGTTGATAAAAAACCAGCTGCTAAAAAGAAAG GTAAAGGTAAAAAGGCTGATGATTGGTCTGATGATGATGACAAACCACTAAAACACGATTCAGATGATGAAGATAAAAAATCGAAGAAag CTAAAGGTAAAAAGAAGGTTGCTTCAAAAGTGTCCGACGATGAAGATGAACAAAAATCAGATGATGACGATAAGAAGTCTATAAGCAGTTCAGTTGCAGATGCCAAAAAGCAAAAAGCTACCAAAAAGAAGGCGAAGG GAAAATCTAAGAAAGACGATTGGTCAGCTGATGACAGTGATAAAGAGCTGAAAATCGAATCTGAAGATGAAATGGTTGCTGCAAAGCCTGTAAAAAAGAAGG CGAAACAGAAGAAGAACAAGGCAAAATCTGATTctgaagatgaagatgaagaCGTTGGGAGTGATATAGAAGAGATTGAAAAAGAgcttgttaaaatgaaaatagaggAGACGAAAGTTGAAGAAAAGAGCAAACCTGACAAAAAAGATAGTAAAAAGCct gaaaAGAAGGGTAAATTatctaaaaatgaaatgaagaaaaaatctattaaaaaaaaagtcgaatCTGAGGATGAGGCTATGGATGAAGATGAAGAGGACTATGGATCTGATACGGAAGAGAAAagtaaaatagtggaagaaacaCCAACGGAAGATTCAGATAAAAAATTAACTCACAAAGATAAAAAGAAGATGAAGAAACAACAAGAATTTGATAAACAAATGGAATTGATTACTAAAAAAGGTGGACAAGGTCACAGCGAATTAGATAGTAATTTTACCGTCAGTCAAATGCAGAAAACTGCTG GTCAAATGGCTGCATTAGAGAACGCGGTAGATATCAAAGTTGAAAATTTCTCAATTAGTGCTAAAGGCAACGATCTCTTTGTGAACGCAAATCTGCTTATCGCCAATGGTAGACATTACGGTCTCGTAGGTCCAAACGGCCACGGAAAAACTACACTCCTCAGACATCTCGCTCAAAGAGCATTTCCGATTCCtccaaatattgatattttactttGTGAGCAAGAAGTAGTAGCTGATGATTTTTCTGCTGTCGAAAGTGTATTGAAAAGCGATGTCAAAAGAACTG AACTGATGAAAGAGTGCGAGGAATTGGAGGCTTTAGTCGGCAAAGGAAAACTATCGAAACAGGAGCGTTTGAATGAG GTTTACGCTGAATTAAAAGCGATCGGAGCCGATTCTGCTGAGCCGAGAGCGCGTCGTATCTTGGCTGGTTTAGGTTTTAACAAGGAAATGCAAAATAGAGCTACTAAAAATTTCTCTGGTGGTTGGAGGATGAGAGTATCGCTTGCAAG GGCGCTCTTTATCGAACCTACGCTCTTATTGTTGGATGAACCTACGAATCATTTGGATCTCAATGCTGTAATTTGGCTCGATAA TTATTTACAAGGCTGGAAGAAAACTCTTTTGATCGTATCTCACGACCAATCTTTCTTAGATAATGTATGCAATGAAATTATCCATTTGGACACGCAAAAGCTTCATTATTATAAAGGAAACTATAGCATGTTTAAGAAAATGTTTGTCCAAAAACGAAAGGAACAAGTGAAAGAATATGAAAAGCAAGAGAAACGACTGAAGGAAATGAAATCTCACGGTACATCTAAGAAAGTAGCT gaaaagaaacaaaaagaaGTGCTTACTAGGAAACAAGAGAAGAATAAGACCAAAGTTCAAAAGCAAGACGAAGATTCTGGTCCTAGTGAATTATTGGCGAGACCGAAAGACTATCTCGTCAAATTCAACTTCCCAGACCCTCCAACTCTACAGCCTCCGATTTTGGGTCTTCATA atgtcGATTTTGCTTACGATGGACAGAAACCTCTTTTCAACAGTGTCGATTTCGGCATAGATCTGAACTCTCGTATAGCCATCGTCGGTCCTAACGGCGTCGGCAAATCCACTTTCCTCAAACTGCTCGTCGGAGATTTGTCACCTAGAAAAGGCGAACTTCTCAGGAATCACAGACtc CGTATCGGTCGTTTCGATCAACACTCTGGTGAGCACTTGACGGCTGAGGAAACTCCTGCCGAATACCTTCAACGCTTATTCGGCCTGCAGCATGAGAAAGCTCGCAAGGCTCTCGGCTCATTCGGTCTCGTAAGCCACGCTCACATCATCAAAATGAAAGATCTCAGCGGTGGACAGAAAGCACGCGTCGCTCTAGCTGAACTCACCCTGAATGCTCCGGACGTAGTCATTCTC GATGAACCTACGAACAATTTGGATATTGAGTCGATCGATGCTTTGGCTGAAGCCATCAATGGCTACAAAGGCGGTGTCGTTATCGTCTCTCACGACGAACGGCTCATCCGTGAGACTGCATGCGCTCTCTACGTCATCGAAGATCAGACTATCAACGAG GTTGACGGAGACTTCGACGATTACAGGAAAGAGTTGTTGGACAGTCTCGGTGAAATCATCAACTCGCCGTCGATCGCTGCCAATGCTGCCGTACAGCAGTAG